The Pseudanabaena galeata CCNP1313 genome includes a region encoding these proteins:
- a CDS encoding PadR family transcriptional regulator — translation MSLSHAIATILLQSPHTGYDLSKEFDEKVSCYWQATSQQIYRELAKMQEKGLVEMENIPQLNRPDKKMYSLTEAGKQDLINWIMEPSEPTSVREGLLVKVRSGFIVPEEILINEIKRRKQIHQQKLNYYYSIEPEFGDTTNLARPQRHLYLTLRCGIRYETMWVEWCDEAIAQLQQK, via the coding sequence ATGTCCCTATCCCATGCGATCGCCACCATCTTGCTTCAGTCTCCCCATACTGGCTATGACCTCAGCAAAGAATTTGACGAAAAAGTAAGTTGCTATTGGCAAGCCACATCGCAGCAGATTTATCGCGAACTAGCAAAAATGCAAGAAAAAGGTTTAGTTGAAATGGAAAATATCCCTCAGTTAAATCGACCCGATAAAAAAATGTACTCCCTTACGGAAGCTGGCAAACAGGATTTAATCAATTGGATTATGGAACCATCAGAACCTACTTCTGTTCGAGAAGGATTATTAGTAAAAGTCCGTAGTGGGTTTATTGTTCCTGAAGAGATTCTCATTAATGAAATTAAAAGACGTAAACAAATCCATCAACAAAAGCTCAATTATTATTACTCCATTGAACCAGAATTTGGCGATACAACAAATTTGGCGCGTCCACAACGACATCTCTATTTAACCCTGCGTTGCGGAATTCGCTACGAGACAATGTGGGTTGAATGGTGTGATGAGGCGATCGCGCAGTTACAGCAAAAATAA